One Cyanobacterium sp. T60_A2020_053 DNA window includes the following coding sequences:
- a CDS encoding cysteine desulfurase, whose translation MQIYLDSCATSAPRPEIINLVGETLTKNWGNPSSLHHWGERATFILEKARYQVASLINAPDAESIIFTSGGTEANNLAIFGVANSYDTPQHIIISSVEHSAVSVPCAMLEKKGWQITRLSVDSHGIINADDVKKALQPNTVLVSIIYGQSEIGTIQPVPELVQIVKNNSSSLFHTDAVQGAGRITLDVESLGVDLLSLSAHKIYGMQGGGALYIRQGVSITPLNGGGGQEKAIRSGTQALPAIASFGLAAELAQQELPLEHIRLQKLRDYFFELLAPCDWLSITGHPFQRLPHHASFLINHPNPELTARKMVRELNFAGIAISAGSACHSGNSVPSPILLALGYNAIEATKGIRFSFSRDTTPEDLAWTAMVVRQVGLIYNLSSR comes from the coding sequence ATGCAGATTTATCTTGATTCTTGTGCCACCAGCGCCCCTCGCCCCGAAATTATCAATCTGGTGGGGGAAACCTTAACCAAGAATTGGGGCAACCCGTCAAGTCTGCACCACTGGGGCGAAAGAGCCACTTTTATCTTAGAAAAAGCCCGTTATCAAGTGGCTTCTTTAATTAACGCACCTGATGCCGAATCGATTATTTTCACATCAGGTGGCACAGAGGCTAATAATTTAGCCATTTTTGGGGTAGCAAATAGTTATGATACGCCTCAACATATCATTATCTCTAGTGTAGAACATTCCGCCGTCAGTGTCCCCTGTGCCATGTTAGAAAAAAAAGGATGGCAAATCACCCGTTTATCTGTTGATTCTCACGGCATAATTAATGCAGACGATGTCAAAAAAGCCCTACAACCTAATACAGTTCTAGTTTCCATCATTTATGGACAAAGTGAAATTGGCACGATTCAACCAGTACCAGAGTTAGTGCAAATTGTCAAGAATAATTCTTCTAGTTTATTTCATACTGATGCGGTGCAGGGCGCTGGGCGTATTACCTTAGATGTGGAGAGTTTGGGCGTTGATTTACTTTCGCTGTCGGCACACAAAATCTATGGAATGCAGGGGGGAGGGGCGCTGTATATCCGTCAAGGAGTTAGTATCACCCCTCTCAACGGTGGCGGAGGGCAAGAAAAAGCCATCAGGTCTGGTACACAAGCACTACCTGCCATTGCTTCCTTTGGTTTAGCCGCCGAATTAGCCCAACAGGAATTACCTTTAGAGCATATCCGTTTACAAAAATTAAGAGATTATTTTTTTGAGCTTCTCGCGCCTTGTGATTGGTTGTCAATAACGGGGCATCCCTTCCAGCGCCTTCCACACCATGCCAGTTTTTTGATTAATCACCCCAATCCCGAATTAACTGCGCGCAAAATGGTGCGAGAGTTAAATTTTGCTGGTATTGCCATCAGTGCCGGTTCTGCTTGTCATAGTGGTAATTCTGTACCATCTCCCATTCTTCTTGCGCTGGGTTACAATGCCATAGAAGCGACTAAGGGTATTAGATTTAGTTTTAGTCGTGATACTACCCCAGAGGATTTGGCATGGACTGCCATGGTTGTTCGGCAAGTTGGGTTAATATATAACCTAAGTTCGAGATAA
- a CDS encoding sensor domain-containing diguanylate cyclase: protein MAALESVRNTKTGDIEDFRCIVVNPITAQVFNLEPEDLIGKLVFRRFISKINPQLFPAFVQVVETGKALEKDIRYTVNNNTCWYHFIAVKLGDGFSVTVRDITERKKLELKLNKLATFDGLTKVYNRQSFDQNLSKEWTRGAREKQPLSLIICDVDYFKPYNDFYGHIQGDKCLKKVAKIMAEIVKRSSDFLARYGGEEFAIILPNTPLTGALTIAETLRLTVENLAIPHAQSEISPVITISLGVSSTIPDANLPFDTLVRGADLALYEAKNQGRNCVVNL from the coding sequence ATTGCGGCGTTAGAGTCTGTGCGTAATACGAAAACGGGAGATATTGAGGATTTTCGTTGTATTGTGGTTAATCCTATCACGGCACAAGTATTTAATTTAGAGCCAGAAGATTTAATTGGTAAGTTAGTTTTTAGACGTTTTATTAGTAAAATTAATCCACAATTATTTCCTGCCTTTGTGCAGGTGGTGGAAACAGGAAAAGCCTTAGAAAAAGATATTAGATATACTGTTAATAATAATACTTGTTGGTATCACTTTATCGCAGTAAAACTAGGAGATGGTTTTTCTGTTACTGTTAGGGATATTACTGAACGTAAAAAATTAGAATTAAAATTAAATAAATTAGCTACTTTTGATGGTCTAACTAAGGTTTATAATCGTCAAAGTTTTGATCAAAATTTATCTAAAGAATGGACGAGGGGCGCTAGGGAAAAACAACCTTTATCTTTAATTATTTGCGATGTGGATTATTTTAAGCCTTATAATGATTTTTATGGTCATATTCAAGGAGATAAATGTTTAAAAAAAGTAGCGAAAATTATGGCAGAAATCGTCAAAAGATCATCTGATTTTTTAGCACGTTATGGAGGGGAAGAATTTGCTATTATTTTACCTAATACTCCTCTCACCGGCGCCCTTACCATTGCGGAAACTCTTCGGCTAACAGTGGAAAATTTAGCGATTCCCCATGCTCAATCAGAAATTAGTCCAGTTATTACCATTAGTTTAGGAGTATCTTCTACTATACCTGATGCTAATTTACCTTTTGATACTTTGGTGAGGGGCGCTGATTTAGCTTTATATGAAGCAAAAAATCAGGGTAGAAATTGTGTAGTTAATCTCTAA
- the def gene encoding peptide deformylase codes for MNEVLTVAKEKLANPPLEVHILGDKVLRQNAKKIARIDQSIKDLAKEMLETMYSENGIGLAAPQVGVNKQMIVIDCQPDNPVNPPLVMINPVIKKYSRDLCLLEEGCLSIPNVFIDVTRPRDIEVHFKNINGRLMKMKATGWLSRVIQHEMDHLNGILFVDRVQNNLLLTQELSKQGLDVNAVQSIFN; via the coding sequence ATGAATGAAGTTCTCACCGTTGCCAAAGAAAAGTTAGCCAACCCTCCCCTCGAAGTACATATTTTAGGTGATAAAGTATTGAGGCAAAATGCTAAAAAAATTGCCCGAATTGACCAATCTATAAAAGACTTGGCAAAAGAAATGTTAGAAACTATGTATAGTGAAAATGGTATTGGTTTAGCAGCACCTCAAGTGGGAGTCAATAAACAAATGATTGTCATTGATTGTCAACCAGATAATCCAGTTAATCCTCCCCTCGTGATGATTAATCCCGTCATAAAAAAGTATAGCCGTGATTTATGTCTTTTAGAGGAAGGATGTTTAAGTATTCCTAATGTCTTTATCGATGTGACAAGACCTCGTGATATTGAGGTACATTTTAAGAATATTAATGGTAGATTAATGAAAATGAAGGCGACAGGGTGGTTATCACGGGTGATTCAACATGAAATGGATCATTTGAATGGCATTTTGTTTGTGGATAGGGTGCAAAATAATTTGCTTCTCACTCAGGAATTAAGTAAACAAGGTTTAGATGTAAATGCGGTGCAGTCTATTTTTAATTAG
- a CDS encoding VOC family protein, giving the protein MLHHVSIRTANIFNAIEFYRLLGFEVETRFTTGYTLACWLTGKGARIELIEIPEPNPAPDAFADEHYVGYYHLSLDVSDYTDNLGQWIAELKQKFEQQQQVPPLKILLPPQQQMIGERVYQVAFIADTDGLPIELII; this is encoded by the coding sequence ATGTTACATCACGTCTCCATTCGCACGGCTAATATTTTCAATGCTATAGAGTTTTACCGTTTACTAGGTTTTGAAGTAGAAACCAGATTCACCACTGGTTATACTTTAGCCTGTTGGTTAACGGGGAAGGGCGCTAGAATTGAATTGATCGAAATACCTGAACCAAATCCTGCGCCCGATGCCTTTGCTGATGAGCATTATGTGGGTTATTATCACTTATCATTAGATGTCAGTGACTATACAGATAATTTAGGGCAATGGATAGCAGAATTAAAACAAAAATTCGAGCAACAACAACAAGTACCACCCCTAAAAATACTCCTACCCCCTCAACAGCAAATGATTGGTGAGAGAGTTTACCAAGTAGCATTTATTGCCGATACTGATGGTTTACCCATTGAGTTAATTATTTAG
- a CDS encoding Uma2 family endonuclease — protein MTTTLNLQSITALTKENFYQLCLNNPDLNLETNPQGELIITSPVGAESGKKEANLIFKVSIWNEQKKLGEVFSSSTIFSLPNGGNRSPDVAWVSSEKWEKLTEKEKEGFAPICPDFVIELRSKTDRLKVLQAKMQEYLEAGLRLGWLINPQDKTVEIYRPNQPVEVAKMPINLSGENILPQLNIEIDY, from the coding sequence ATGACAACTACATTAAATCTTCAGTCAATTACTGCTTTAACTAAAGAAAATTTTTATCAACTTTGCCTCAATAATCCAGACTTAAACCTAGAAACGAATCCTCAAGGAGAATTAATAATTACGTCACCGGTGGGCGCTGAAAGTGGAAAAAAAGAAGCCAATTTAATTTTTAAAGTTAGCATTTGGAATGAACAAAAAAAATTAGGAGAAGTATTTAGTTCATCAACTATTTTTAGTTTACCAAATGGTGGCAATAGATCGCCTGATGTGGCTTGGGTTTCCTCAGAAAAATGGGAAAAACTAACAGAAAAAGAAAAAGAAGGATTTGCACCCATTTGTCCTGATTTTGTGATTGAATTGAGGTCAAAAACTGACCGATTAAAAGTATTACAAGCTAAAATGCAGGAATATTTAGAAGCTGGATTAAGATTAGGTTGGTTAATCAATCCCCAAGATAAAACAGTAGAAATTTATCGACCAAATCAACCAGTAGAAGTGGCTAAAATGCCCATTAATTTATCAGGAGAAAATATTTTGCCACAATTAAATATTGAAATAGATTACTAG
- a CDS encoding DUF4079 domain-containing protein, which yields MKETITQALQPIADFFSSLNTPAPIVHWGHPFFMGIVIFVMGSIVGLTGWRSRVVTSPEVVIENKLNHRKIAPLMFLFIVMGYSGGLLSLIMQGESILSSPHFWTGSLVIGLLGLNGVISATGFIGNKDSLRTVHAYLGSIALMVMFLHAILGLKLGLSI from the coding sequence ATGAAGGAAACAATTACACAGGCACTGCAACCAATAGCAGATTTTTTTTCTAGTTTAAACACCCCAGCGCCCATCGTACATTGGGGACATCCTTTCTTTATGGGTATTGTTATCTTTGTGATGGGTAGCATTGTTGGTTTAACGGGATGGCGTAGTCGGGTTGTCACATCTCCTGAAGTAGTGATAGAAAATAAACTCAATCACCGTAAAATTGCCCCGTTGATGTTTTTATTCATTGTCATGGGTTATAGTGGTGGTTTGCTATCTTTGATTATGCAAGGAGAATCGATTTTATCTAGTCCTCATTTTTGGACTGGTTCATTAGTTATCGGTTTATTAGGTTTAAATGGTGTAATTTCTGCCACTGGTTTTATTGGCAATAAGGATAGCTTGCGCACTGTTCATGCTTATTTAGGTAGTATTGCTTTAATGGTGATGTTTCTTCATGCCATTTTAGGTTTAAAATTAGGACTTTCTATTTAG
- a CDS encoding Uma2 family endonuclease: MIATLTRTSITLEEFLANPPEHQEWINGEITETTAMTIRHSKIQAKLSRLLGNYVIDSQLGGDVYTELPCRTTKQGRRPDVAYLTAELVAISDDNSSLPQSPSLVAEIASPADSAEDLFAKASEYLASGCEEVWLVLPENQRVFIITKEQTLAFNIGDNITTQKVLQGFTISLQNLFS; this comes from the coding sequence ATGATTGCAACCTTAACAAGAACAAGTATAACTCTTGAAGAATTTTTGGCAAATCCCCCCGAACATCAAGAATGGATTAACGGAGAAATCACAGAAACTACAGCTATGACTATTAGACACAGTAAAATACAAGCAAAATTATCCCGTTTATTAGGAAATTACGTTATTGACTCTCAATTAGGTGGAGATGTATATACAGAATTGCCTTGTAGAACTACAAAACAAGGCAGAAGACCTGATGTAGCCTATCTCACAGCCGAATTAGTGGCTATTTCCGATGATAACTCTAGTTTACCTCAAAGTCCTTCTTTGGTCGCTGAAATTGCTTCTCCGGCTGATTCTGCAGAAGATTTATTTGCTAAAGCTAGTGAGTATTTAGCTTCAGGATGTGAGGAAGTATGGTTGGTTTTACCAGAAAATCAACGGGTTTTTATTATTACTAAAGAGCAAACTTTAGCGTTTAATATTGGTGATAATATTACCACTCAAAAAGTTTTACAAGGTTTTACCATTAGTTTGCAAAATTTATTTAGTTAG
- a CDS encoding photosystem I reaction center subunit II produces the protein MSETIQLTGQMPKFGGSTGGLLSAADREEKYAITWTSSKEQVFEMPTGGAAIMNEGENLFYFARKEQCLALGTQLRTKFKPKLEDYKIYRVFPTGEIQYLHPADGVFPEKVNEGREFHGKKDRNIGRNPEPVTLKFSGKNPYDV, from the coding sequence ATGAGCGAAACAATTCAATTAACAGGTCAAATGCCTAAATTTGGTGGTAGCACCGGCGGATTACTTTCTGCAGCCGACAGAGAGGAAAAATACGCCATTACTTGGACAAGTAGCAAAGAGCAAGTTTTTGAAATGCCTACCGGTGGCGCTGCAATTATGAATGAAGGAGAAAATCTCTTTTATTTCGCTCGTAAAGAGCAATGTTTAGCCCTCGGCACTCAATTACGCACCAAGTTTAAGCCCAAACTGGAAGATTATAAAATTTATCGAGTCTTCCCCACTGGTGAAATTCAATATCTTCACCCTGCTGACGGTGTTTTCCCTGAAAAAGTTAACGAAGGGCGCGAGTTTCACGGCAAAAAAGACCGTAATATTGGCAGAAATCCTGAGCCTGTCACCCTCAAATTCTCTGGGAAAAATCCCTATGATGTTTAG
- a CDS encoding four helix bundle protein, with translation MIELKSYRDLTVWQKSMDVVVICYQLTSQFPKTEIDGLSSQIQRAAVSIPANIAEGKGRNHLGDYIRHLSINGSLKEVELKVSLNKYEEIGKMLHSLI, from the coding sequence ATGATTGAACTAAAAAGTTATCGAGATTTAACGGTTTGGCAAAAATCAATGGATGTGGTAGTAATATGTTATCAATTAACTTCTCAATTTCCCAAAACAGAAATTGATGGTTTAAGTAGTCAAATACAAAGGGCCGCAGTTTCAATTCCTGCCAACATCGCAGAAGGAAAAGGGAGAAATCATTTGGGTGATTATATCCGTCATCTTTCTATAAATGGCTCACTCAAAGAGGTAGAATTAAAAGTTAGTTTAAACAAATATGAGGAAATTGGTAAAATGTTACATAGTTTAATCTAA
- a CDS encoding bifunctional riboflavin kinase/FAD synthetase, producing MVVHYSLENIIKPNAIALGNFDGIHQGHKTVIKPIFEQFNNHQVCPTLVTFFPHPQEFFSGEKKQLLTPLEEKQELLAQLGIKQLILLPFDRELASLSAPHFVQNILVEKINAKYISVGEDFCFGYRRQGNAEDLQQLAEKNGVKVNITKEEKIRFQDNLIRISSSAIREGLKEGNLELVKAMLGRHYSLIGKVVEGDKIGRTIGFPTANIEVNSRKFLPRKGVYAVIVEVDKKIIRGVMNRGERPTVSGLETTNEIHLLNWSENLYNKVIKVNLIQYLRSEQKFNSLNELKQQINLDCQRTSQLIKL from the coding sequence ATTGTTGTTCATTATTCCTTAGAAAATATTATCAAACCAAATGCCATCGCTTTGGGAAATTTTGACGGCATTCATCAAGGGCATAAGACAGTAATTAAACCCATTTTTGAGCAATTTAATAATCATCAGGTTTGTCCAACATTAGTGACATTTTTTCCCCATCCTCAAGAGTTTTTCAGTGGTGAAAAAAAGCAACTATTAACTCCTCTGGAAGAAAAGCAAGAATTATTAGCACAACTAGGCATTAAACAATTAATTTTATTACCCTTTGATCGAGAATTAGCATCCCTCAGCGCCCCTCACTTTGTGCAAAATATATTAGTTGAAAAAATAAACGCAAAATACATTAGTGTGGGGGAAGATTTTTGCTTTGGTTATCGCCGTCAAGGTAATGCAGAAGATTTACAACAATTAGCAGAAAAAAATGGCGTGAAAGTAAATATTACAAAGGAAGAAAAAATAAGATTTCAAGATAATTTAATTCGTATCAGTAGTTCAGCTATTAGGGAAGGATTAAAAGAAGGAAATTTGGAGTTAGTTAAAGCAATGTTGGGTCGTCATTATAGTTTAATTGGTAAAGTAGTAGAAGGGGATAAAATAGGTAGAACCATAGGCTTTCCTACGGCTAATATTGAAGTAAATTCCCGTAAATTTTTACCAAGAAAAGGAGTTTATGCCGTTATCGTAGAAGTAGATAAAAAAATTATTAGAGGCGTAATGAATCGAGGGGAAAGACCGACAGTTTCAGGTTTAGAAACTACTAACGAAATTCATTTGTTAAACTGGTCAGAAAACTTGTATAACAAAGTAATAAAGGTTAACTTAATTCAGTACCTAAGAAGTGAACAAAAATTTAACTCTTTAAATGAACTAAAACAACAGATTAATTTAGATTGTCAGCGCACGTCACAATTAATAAAATTATGA
- a CDS encoding SDR family oxidoreductase, with protein sequence MSNKTALITGASSGIGKAFAEELAQRNYDLVIIAPIETELELKGLQFSLETKFSIKVTAIVKDLTQENACQEIYAQVKNENITIDLLINNAGFGDYGKFATRPLPKLLNMIQLNISALVELTYLFLQDMNERGQGDIINVSSIAGFQPTPYLSVYGATKAFILFFSEALWAENQDNDINILALCPGATSTNFAKTAEFIPMATINPNDIATPQKVVRRALDALQAKQANVVTGNFSNQIAVNLSRFLPRENVVKIIAQMLGKNK encoded by the coding sequence ATGAGTAATAAAACAGCATTAATTACAGGGGCATCATCGGGTATTGGTAAGGCTTTTGCTGAGGAATTAGCCCAAAGAAATTATGATTTAGTTATTATTGCACCCATAGAAACTGAGTTAGAATTAAAAGGGCTACAATTCAGTTTAGAGACAAAATTTTCCATCAAAGTAACAGCTATTGTTAAAGATTTGACCCAAGAAAATGCTTGTCAAGAAATTTATGCTCAAGTTAAAAATGAAAATATTACTATTGATTTATTAATAAATAATGCCGGATTTGGAGATTACGGAAAATTTGCAACGCGCCCTCTACCCAAGTTATTGAATATGATTCAGTTAAATATTAGCGCCCTTGTGGAATTAACCTATTTATTTTTACAAGACATGAATGAAAGAGGGCAAGGGGATATAATTAATGTTAGCTCCATTGCTGGTTTTCAACCAACCCCTTATCTAAGTGTTTATGGTGCTACCAAAGCCTTTATTTTATTTTTTTCTGAGGCATTATGGGCAGAAAATCAGGACAATGATATTAATATTTTAGCTCTTTGTCCGGGTGCTACCAGTACAAATTTTGCTAAAACAGCGGAGTTTATTCCTATGGCTACCATTAATCCTAATGACATAGCAACTCCCCAAAAAGTAGTACGGAGGGCGCTGGATGCACTACAGGCAAAACAAGCTAATGTTGTCACGGGAAATTTTAGTAATCAAATTGCTGTTAACTTGTCTCGTTTTTTACCCAGAGAGAATGTAGTTAAAATCATTGCTCAAATGTTGGGAAAAAATAAATAA
- the cobU gene encoding bifunctional adenosylcobinamide kinase/adenosylcobinamide-phosphate guanylyltransferase, translating to MKKIILVTGAASSGKSEWAESLAQNQGKQVIYIATGQKNEQDEDWMAKIAQHQQRRPRNWQNWEITRDLASAITGITDDNCVLIDSLGTWVANHLDKSNDLWYATVKELITAINDTEADIIMVAEETGWGVVPAYPEGRWFRRRLGSVTRDIGQISHPVYLVVSGYAVDLTQVGVKLGGGRWLTPRF from the coding sequence TTGAAAAAAATAATTTTGGTAACAGGCGCAGCGAGTAGTGGTAAAAGTGAATGGGCAGAGTCTTTGGCTCAAAATCAAGGTAAACAGGTGATATATATTGCCACAGGGCAAAAAAATGAGCAGGATGAAGATTGGATGGCAAAAATAGCTCAACATCAGCAAAGAAGACCTAGAAACTGGCAAAATTGGGAGATTACCCGTGATTTAGCTTCCGCTATTACTGGTATAACTGATGATAATTGCGTTTTAATTGATTCCCTTGGCACATGGGTAGCGAATCACCTTGACAAATCTAATGATTTATGGTATGCAACGGTTAAAGAATTAATTACAGCGATCAATGATACTGAAGCGGATATTATCATGGTAGCAGAGGAAACGGGGTGGGGAGTGGTTCCTGCTTACCCTGAAGGGCGCTGGTTTCGTCGTCGCCTGGGCAGTGTTACCCGTGATATAGGGCAAATTTCTCACCCAGTTTATTTAGTAGTAAGCGGTTATGCGGTTGATTTAACTCAAGTGGGAGTTAAGTTGGGTGGAGGGCGCTGGTTAACGCCCCGATTTTGA
- a CDS encoding TonB-dependent receptor, with protein MNHRNCRLLFSKSLFLVSPILGVAVFFSHSAPLQAQSETEEPSDEIFIIITDKILNQPVYAPFRREATVRDSSRPVYVIDRQQIEAQGARTVQEALKYLPGIIGDGTAGGQLGAQSGQIIRGGSTAQVLILLDGRPINDVGFFGGFDLSTFTTDNVERVEVLPGGSSTLYGSDAIGGIINIVTRQDAPSKPEVTVRANLGSFGLNEQAIQTRGENNGVRWALGYTRTESENNFPFKIDRIGLESQRSNADVLYNNFNLSLAGAVGARHRVSFNALYLNKEFGVAGGVAVPEAQFNSLSPLARQNTNNWLLDLAVESKLGDGDDSILTTRVYGDFLDYTFENPVQFGGKDDVNRQALGLQIQHNWQIKPNQNLIYGFDYRNTNAQNNTLSTGSNVTTLNYDGNIAQQAFFARYDVNFSPEFNLNLGLRQDFNSLVNGSFTSPSVGARYHITPNTTVRANFGQNFRSPQISDLEGFSAFGIVGNPELKAERGTSFDVGVDQKLGDFGLLRLTFFANRIDNLINFQFGNPSTFTNIGEIKSTGLEADLNVQVAPNVFAFANYTLNNPRIISDANTSIEGNEVSFRGADRLNLGIAYEKDFYVALLLRNSSSYFINNSNTSSLPGYTTLDLKARIPLSANVTLTGGIDNIFAQEYEQFPGFPALGRSVRVGVNAKF; from the coding sequence ATGAATCATAGAAATTGCCGACTTTTGTTCAGCAAAAGTCTTTTTTTGGTGTCGCCAATTTTAGGGGTGGCTGTTTTTTTCTCTCACTCCGCCCCTTTACAAGCTCAATCAGAGACAGAAGAGCCTTCGGACGAAATTTTTATCATTATCACCGATAAAATCCTTAATCAGCCTGTTTATGCCCCTTTCAGAAGGGAAGCCACCGTTAGGGATTCCAGTCGCCCAGTATATGTAATTGATCGGCAACAAATTGAAGCACAAGGCGCACGCACCGTACAAGAAGCGCTCAAATACTTACCCGGTATCATCGGAGATGGTACGGCTGGAGGGCAATTAGGCGCACAAAGTGGGCAAATTATTCGGGGTGGTAGTACAGCACAAGTATTAATTTTACTGGATGGCAGACCCATTAACGATGTGGGTTTTTTCGGTGGTTTTGATTTATCTACCTTTACCACTGATAATGTGGAACGGGTGGAAGTTTTACCGGGCGGTAGTTCTACCCTTTACGGTTCCGATGCTATCGGTGGTATTATTAATATTGTTACTCGTCAAGATGCGCCCTCCAAACCTGAAGTAACGGTAAGAGCAAATCTCGGTAGTTTTGGCTTAAATGAACAAGCTATTCAAACACGGGGAGAAAATAATGGAGTGCGGTGGGCGCTGGGTTATACTCGCACGGAATCGGAAAATAATTTCCCTTTTAAAATTGATCGCATCGGTTTAGAATCTCAACGCAGTAACGCCGATGTTCTCTATAATAACTTTAACCTTTCCTTAGCTGGGGCGGTGGGCGCTCGTCACCGTGTCAGTTTCAACGCCCTTTATCTTAACAAAGAATTTGGCGTAGCCGGCGGTGTTGCCGTGCCGGAAGCTCAATTTAATAGTTTATCACCTCTTGCTCGTCAAAATACCAATAATTGGTTACTAGATTTAGCAGTAGAATCTAAGTTGGGAGACGGTGATGATTCTATCCTAACCACTCGTGTTTATGGGGATTTTCTCGATTATACCTTTGAGAATCCTGTTCAATTTGGCGGTAAAGATGACGTTAACCGTCAAGCCTTAGGGTTACAAATTCAACATAACTGGCAAATCAAACCTAATCAAAACTTGATTTATGGGTTTGATTATCGTAATACTAACGCTCAAAATAATACTCTTAGCACTGGTAGCAATGTAACAACTCTTAATTATGATGGTAACATTGCTCAACAAGCATTTTTTGCCCGTTATGATGTCAATTTTTCTCCCGAATTTAACCTTAATCTGGGCTTGAGACAGGATTTTAATAGCTTAGTTAATGGCTCATTTACCTCTCCTAGCGTGGGTGCGAGATACCATATTACTCCTAATACTACCGTAAGAGCTAACTTTGGACAAAATTTCCGCAGTCCACAAATTTCTGACCTTGAGGGTTTCAGTGCCTTTGGTATCGTTGGTAATCCAGAATTAAAAGCAGAAAGAGGCACTAGCTTTGATGTGGGTGTTGACCAAAAATTAGGAGATTTTGGCTTACTACGTCTCACCTTTTTCGCTAATCGCATCGATAATTTAATTAACTTTCAGTTTGGCAACCCTAGCACTTTTACCAATATCGGCGAAATTAAAAGTACAGGATTGGAAGCTGATTTGAATGTACAAGTAGCGCCCAATGTGTTTGCTTTTGCTAACTATACTCTTAATAATCCGCGCATTATTTCTGATGCTAATACTTCCATTGAAGGTAATGAGGTTAGTTTTAGGGGCGCTGATCGTCTTAATCTCGGTATTGCTTATGAAAAAGACTTTTATGTAGCTTTACTATTACGCAATTCTAGCAGTTATTTCATTAATAATAGTAATACCTCATCTTTGCCGGGTTATACGACTCTTGATTTAAAAGCCCGTATTCCTCTTTCTGCTAATGTCACTTTAACCGGTGGTATTGATAATATATTCGCCCAAGAATATGAACAATTCCCGGGTTTTCCTGCTTTGGGTAGAAGCGTAAGAGTCGGCGTGAATGCCAAATTTTAA